The following coding sequences are from one Oncorhynchus clarkii lewisi isolate Uvic-CL-2024 chromosome 20, UVic_Ocla_1.0, whole genome shotgun sequence window:
- the LOC139376850 gene encoding prolyl endopeptidase-like yields MCSLTSLHSWLSPLIRGGKLNQVWSLFTCKPRGLIYLTDTRRFTIVKDPSSSTVEFNSRNKKYRSLERFFKRRLRAIYQRFSGGPDNTTIQGLNHVYFMEGDGIYRMDTRQRDPEPEKVLCLDSVGKGDWSLQRLRLSPSEHALAATVKTPHREEARCVLVKLGDREPTLDPPQPLLTIDKVFSVEWATDDILFYSSQQKLQCHHVFRLDLTATGTRSTLVYQEQQPDVFVEVSLSRDRRLVLVNCSSKRSSEVWLIDSAKPLMEPTLVQARLPELLYHVEHSHGQLYILANTGPGQEYQVLRAPLSSPSIKHWVPVCSPGPGTAVKDMEVLQDHCVLATRDPLGLLALQVVPLSQPATTSTLQLPPWACAIETKRAGLTDSGWLEFLLSSPVHPPVLYRYSPREYRLLLQEDTEEHRTPQEYQTTRLEAPSQDGTMVPLTLFHIPMLEKLRGAPLLVHVYGAYGMDLNMDFSPDRRLLLEDGWALAYCHVRGGGERGLGWHRQGRMEGKPRGVEDLAACIQRLYDLGVSRPSLTALTARSAGAVLVGALCNLHPHLIRAVTLQAPFLDVLGTMQEPSLPLTLEERGEWGDPMSDPCQRDTIASYCPCHNITPQHYPSMLLTAYIEDNRVPVAGVHKYEERLQEAIHTHLNGHPVSESEPTPSVILDLQPGADHFGPGDFELSLTESARQLAFLHTELGLNQQKTKNSRK; encoded by the exons ATACACGTCGTTTCACAATAGTAAAG GACCCTTCCAGCTCCACTGTGGAATTCAACTCTCGTAATAAGAAATACAGAAGTCTGGAGAGGTTTTTCAAGAGAAGATTAAGGGCCATATACCAGAGGTTCTCCGGAGGCCCAGACAATACAACG ATCCAGGGGCTTAACCACGTGTACTTCATGGAGGGGGATGGCATCTATAGAATGGACACCAGGCAGC GTGACCCAGAGCCAGAAAAGGTGTTGTGTCTGGACTCCGTGGGGAAGGGAGATTGGAGCCTCCAGAGGTTGCGTCTCTCCCCCAGTGAGCATGCCCTGGCAGCCACAGTGAAGACCCCCCACAGAGAGGAGGCCAGGTGTGTCCTGGTCAAGCTAGGAGACAGAGAACCTACCCTGGACCCACCTCAACCTCTACTCACCATTGACAAGGTTTTCAGCGTcg aatgGGCTACAGATGACATCCTATTCTACAGCAGTCAGCAGAAACTCCAGTGTCACCATGTGTTCCGTCTGGACCTGACTGCCACTGGGACCAGAAGCACCCTGGTCTACCAGGAACAGCAGCCTGA TGTGTTTGTTGAGGTGAGTCTCTCCAGAGACCGGAGGCTGGTGCTTGTTAACTGCAGCAGTAAGAGGAGCTCTGAGGTGTGGCTGATTGACAGCGCCAAGCCCCTTATGGAGCCCACCCTGGTCCAGGCCCGCCTCCCTGAGCTGCTGTACCATGTAGAGCACTCCCACGGCCAGCTGTACATCTTGGCCAACACTGGACCTGGACAAGAGTACCAG GTGTTGAGGGcacctctctcatccccctccatCAAACACTGGGTCCCAGTGTGTAGCCCTGGTCCTGGGACAGCTGTGAAGGACATGGAGGTGCTCCAGGACCACTGTGTGTTGGCCACCAGGGACCCCTTAGGCCTGCTAGCACTCCAGGTGGTCCCACTATCTCAGCCAGCAACCACATCCACCCTGCAG CTGCCACCGTGGGCCTGTGCCATAGAGACCAAGAGGGCTGGGCTGACGGACAGTGGCTGGTTGGAGTTCCTCCTGTCGTCTCCAGTCCACCCCCCTGTCCTGTACCGCTACTCCCCCAGGGAGTACAGGCTCCTCTTACAGGAGGACACAGAGGAACACAGAACCCCCCAGGAGTATCAAACCACCCGACTAGAGGCCCCCAGCCAG GACGGTACCATGGTGCCACTGACTCTCTTCCACATACCTATGTTGGAGAAGCTGAGGGGTGCTCCATTGCTGGTGCATGTGTATGGGGCCTATGGCATGGACCTTAACATGGACTTCAGCCCAGACAGAAGACTGCTGCTTGAGGATGGCTGGGCTCTGGCCTACTGCCATGTCAG GGGTGGAGGTGAGCGTGGCCTGGGCTGGCATAGACAGGGTCGAATGGAGGGCAAACCGAGAGGAGTGGAGGACCTGGCTGCCTGTATCCAAAGGCTCTATGACCTGGGGGTGTCGAGACCCTCTCTGACCGCCCTCACCGCTCGCAGCGCTGGGGCCGTACTGGTGGGGGCGCTCTGCAACCTACACCCCCACCTCATACGAGCTGTCACACTACAG GCACCTTTCCTTGATGTGCTGGGCACTATGCAGGAGCCCAGTCTGCCCCTGAcgctggaggagaggggggaatgggGGGACCCCATGTCAGACCCCTGCCAAAGGGACACTATCGCCTCCTACTGCCCCTGTCATAACATTACACCTCAG CACTACCCCTCCATGCTGCTCACAGCCTACATAGAAGACAACAGAGTGCCTGTAGCCGGAGTACACAAGTACGAGGAGAGACTTCAGGAAGCAATTCACACACACCTCAATGGTCACCCTGTATCTG AATCTGAGCCCACACCCAGTGTCATTCTGGACCTTCAACCGGGAGCAGACCACTTTGGCCCAGGGGATTTTGAACTGTCTCTGACTGAG aGTGCTCGACAGCTGGCCTTTCTCCACACAGAGCTGGGCCTGAACCAGCAGAAGACCAAAAACAGCCGGAAGTAG